From Streptomyces sp. NBC_00683, one genomic window encodes:
- a CDS encoding NAD(P)/FAD-dependent oxidoreductase, whose amino-acid sequence MRTQSGNTARVVVIGAGMAGARLAARVPGVTVIGEEEHAPYNRVLLAEVLAGRYEPDVIALPPAEVRRGVRVVRIDRADRLVHCDDGSVIGYERLVLATGSNPVLPPLRGLGHILPDGVHPFRTLDDCLALRAAVRPGVRAVVIGGGLLGVSAARALAECGAQVVLAQQGEHLMERQLDAESAGLLRSHLEALGVEVHTECRVRGLRCTDGATPAVRAVELADGYELEAEITVLACGVRPRTGLAQAAGLDVRKGVVVDDELRTSDPYIHAVGDCAEHRGTVYGLAGAALEQADVLAEVLAGGSARYEGTRALTRLTLRSPAAVPVAAGVAGAPGGLDLAAFGDSRPMPGDDVIRLADATRGAYRTVVVRGDRLAGGVLFGDLAAVGTLARTWQDDEPLPADMSLLHLLTNDGGF is encoded by the coding sequence ATGAGGACACAGAGCGGGAACACGGCGCGTGTGGTGGTGATCGGCGCCGGGATGGCGGGCGCACGGCTCGCCGCCCGGGTCCCCGGTGTCACCGTCATCGGTGAGGAGGAGCACGCACCGTACAACAGGGTGCTGCTCGCCGAGGTGCTCGCCGGACGGTACGAGCCCGACGTCATCGCGCTGCCGCCCGCCGAGGTGCGGCGCGGGGTGCGGGTCGTACGGATCGACCGGGCGGACCGGCTGGTGCACTGCGACGACGGCAGCGTCATCGGGTACGAGCGCCTGGTGCTGGCCACCGGCTCCAACCCGGTGCTGCCGCCGCTGCGGGGCCTCGGCCACATACTGCCGGACGGGGTGCATCCCTTCCGCACCCTCGACGACTGCCTGGCCCTGCGCGCCGCCGTACGCCCCGGGGTGCGCGCCGTCGTCATCGGCGGCGGGCTCCTCGGAGTCTCCGCGGCCCGTGCGCTGGCCGAGTGCGGCGCCCAGGTGGTGCTGGCCCAGCAGGGCGAGCACCTCATGGAGCGTCAGCTGGACGCCGAGTCGGCCGGGCTGCTGCGAAGCCATCTGGAGGCCCTCGGCGTCGAGGTGCACACCGAGTGCCGGGTGCGCGGTCTGCGCTGCACCGACGGCGCCACCCCCGCGGTACGCGCCGTGGAGCTCGCCGACGGCTACGAGCTGGAGGCCGAGATCACGGTGCTGGCCTGCGGGGTCCGCCCCAGGACGGGCCTGGCACAGGCTGCCGGGCTCGACGTCCGCAAGGGCGTCGTCGTCGACGACGAACTGCGCACCTCGGACCCGTACATCCACGCGGTCGGCGACTGTGCCGAGCACCGCGGCACCGTGTACGGGCTGGCGGGCGCCGCGCTGGAACAGGCGGACGTGCTGGCCGAGGTACTGGCCGGCGGCTCCGCCCGCTACGAGGGCACCAGGGCCCTGACCCGGCTCACCCTGCGCTCCCCCGCCGCCGTCCCTGTCGCCGCCGGTGTCGCCGGTGCTCCGGGCGGTCTCGACCTGGCGGCCTTCGGCGACTCCCGTCCGATGCCCGGCGACGACGTGATCCGGCTGGCCGACGCCACCCGGGGCGCGTACCGCACGGTCGTCGTCCGGGGCGACCGGCTGGCCGGCGGGGTGCTGTTCGGCGATCTCGCCGCGGTCGGCACCCTCGCCCGGACCTGGCAGGACGACGAACCCCTCCCCGCCGACATGTCCCTGCTCCACCTGCTCACCAACGACGGAGGCTTCTGA
- a CDS encoding sulfite exporter TauE/SafE family protein: protein MPEITLTTLVLLCLAAAAAGWIDAVVGGGGLLLLPALLLGLPNVPAAHILGTNKAVAIVGTSGAAVTYVRKAPVQVGTAVRIGLMALAGSMTGAFFAAGISSDVLRPVIMVVLLGVAAFVMLRPSFGSAAAGDGTGRKVTRARTVTAIVLVGGGIGFYDGLFGPGTGTFLVLALTAVLHLDLVTASATAKIVNVCTNAGALAMFAYQGTVLWQLAALMAVFNLAGGMFGARMALRKGSDFVRGVLLVVVFSLVAKLGFDQWSA from the coding sequence ATGCCCGAGATAACACTGACCACCCTCGTCCTCCTCTGCCTGGCCGCCGCCGCGGCGGGCTGGATCGATGCGGTGGTCGGCGGCGGGGGGCTCCTCCTCCTGCCCGCTCTGCTGCTGGGCCTGCCGAACGTTCCCGCCGCGCACATCCTCGGCACCAACAAGGCGGTCGCCATCGTCGGCACCTCGGGGGCCGCGGTGACCTACGTACGCAAGGCGCCGGTGCAGGTGGGGACCGCCGTACGGATCGGGCTCATGGCCCTCGCCGGGTCGATGACCGGCGCCTTCTTCGCCGCGGGGATCAGCAGCGACGTGCTGCGCCCGGTGATCATGGTGGTGCTGCTCGGCGTCGCGGCCTTCGTCATGCTGCGGCCGTCCTTCGGCAGTGCCGCGGCCGGCGACGGCACCGGCAGGAAGGTCACCCGGGCCCGTACCGTCACCGCGATCGTGCTGGTCGGCGGCGGTATCGGCTTCTACGACGGGCTGTTCGGGCCGGGCACGGGAACCTTCCTGGTGCTGGCCCTGACCGCCGTACTCCACCTCGACCTGGTGACGGCGTCCGCCACCGCCAAGATCGTGAACGTCTGCACCAACGCCGGGGCGCTGGCGATGTTCGCCTACCAGGGCACCGTGCTGTGGCAGCTGGCCGCGCTGATGGCCGTATTCAATCTGGCGGGCGGCATGTTCGGAGCGCGCATGGCGCTCAGGAAGGGCAGCGACTTCGTCCGCGGGGTCCTGCTGGTCGTGGTGTTCTCGCTGGTCGCCAAGCTGGGCTTCGACCAGTGGTCGGCCTGA